A genomic window from Leptospiraceae bacterium includes:
- a CDS encoding ribonuclease HII: MNDSKKLSTKKRKSLYLDIQKFSSLTLHRFVSHRYIDSFGISKAIFEGILSLKNKSRLSSPLLLIDGNYNFTSKDPEGKLQYRSIVKGDEKIASIAAASIIAKENRDDYMIELAKLYPEYSFEKHKGYGTELHRKKIKELGYSKVHRKSFQIK; encoded by the coding sequence TTGAACGATTCTAAAAAACTGAGCACAAAAAAAAGAAAAAGTTTATACCTCGATATACAAAAATTCTCATCTCTTACTCTACACCGTTTTGTTAGCCACAGATATATTGATTCTTTTGGAATTTCTAAAGCTATTTTTGAAGGTATCCTCTCTTTAAAAAATAAATCCCGATTAAGCTCACCACTCCTTTTAATTGATGGTAATTATAATTTTACATCTAAAGACCCGGAAGGCAAGTTACAATACCGTTCTATTGTAAAAGGTGATGAAAAAATTGCTTCTATAGCCGCGGCTTCTATTATTGCCAAAGAAAATCGAGATGATTACATGATAGAACTCGCAAAACTTTATCCGGAATATAGTTTTGAAAAACATAAAGGCTACGGAACTGAACTTCATAGAAAAAAGATTAAGGAACTGGGATATTCTAAGGTACACAGAAAATCCTTCCAAATAAAATAA
- the rplS gene encoding 50S ribosomal protein L19 produces MDQIINDLFKEDMSRRQNFDVGDTVKIHFKITESGKERIQVYEGVVIAISNKGNSKTFTVRRISFDVGVERIFPLYSPKIAKIELLRKGKVRQSRLYYLRDKSGKNARIKEKRGSRSIVQSERKRQQEEAAKEKAEQEKKQEPQTNAA; encoded by the coding sequence ATGGATCAGATTATAAACGATTTATTTAAAGAAGATATGAGCCGTAGACAAAATTTTGATGTAGGTGATACTGTAAAAATCCACTTCAAGATTACAGAATCCGGTAAAGAAAGAATTCAGGTTTATGAAGGTGTAGTGATTGCCATCTCCAATAAAGGAAATTCAAAAACATTTACAGTGAGAAGAATTTCTTTTGATGTGGGAGTTGAAAGAATTTTTCCATTGTACTCTCCAAAGATTGCAAAAATAGAACTTTTAAGGAAAGGAAAAGTTCGTCAGTCCAGGCTCTACTACCTCAGAGACAAATCTGGTAAAAATGCCAGAATTAAAGAGAAAAGAGGAAGCCGTTCTATTGTTCAATCTGAACGTAAGAGACAGCAAGAAGAAGCTGCAAAGGAGAAAGCAGAGCAGGAAAAAAAGCAGGAGCCGCAGACTAACGCTGCTTGA
- the trmD gene encoding tRNA (guanosine(37)-N1)-methyltransferase TrmD: MKFNFISLFPEKIQAYFEAGLQAKAIEKGVFSVKILQLRDFSSDKFRRVDDTIYGGGPGMLLQVEPIEKALESLGDEKGLVCLLSPSGEVFNQERAKELAYDGKNLTFISGYYEGVDHRVTEHLVDREISLGKYVISSGDLAALCVCDAISRLLPGFMGGEGSLLDESHNIEDVLEYPQYTKPSDYKGWKVPEVLLSGNHAEIQKWRELNRKIIPR; encoded by the coding sequence ATGAAATTTAACTTTATCAGTCTTTTTCCGGAAAAGATCCAGGCCTATTTTGAAGCCGGTCTTCAAGCAAAAGCCATAGAGAAAGGTGTGTTTTCTGTAAAAATTCTTCAATTAAGGGATTTTTCTTCGGATAAATTTAGACGGGTGGATGATACGATTTATGGTGGTGGACCCGGGATGCTGTTACAGGTAGAACCCATTGAGAAAGCTTTAGAATCACTGGGAGATGAAAAAGGCCTGGTTTGTCTTTTAAGTCCGAGTGGAGAAGTTTTTAACCAGGAAAGGGCTAAAGAATTAGCTTATGATGGAAAAAACCTGACATTTATTTCCGGATACTATGAAGGAGTCGATCACAGGGTAACTGAACATCTTGTTGACAGAGAAATAAGCCTCGGAAAATATGTAATTTCCTCCGGTGATCTGGCTGCACTTTGTGTGTGCGACGCTATTTCTCGTCTTTTACCGGGATTTATGGGAGGAGAGGGGAGTCTTCTGGACGAGTCTCATAACATAGAAGATGTTTTAGAATACCCGCAGTACACAAAGCCCTCAGATTATAAGGGTTGGAAGGTTCCGGAAGTATTATTAAGCGGTAACCATGCGGAAATTCAAAAATGGAGAGAATTAAATAGGAAGATAATTCCAAGGTAG
- the rimM gene encoding 16S rRNA processing protein RimM, with the protein MTEKFIHVAVIGSAFGLQGEIKARYSGEILRTYKVPGTVYLGQKEGVNLRKFRLLSKRNKAGFSIVRFEGIETREAAESLKGMKVFLPEADVPVLKKGEYYSFQIIGLKVSYDNKEIPGYTISDIMDNPAHPILLIQNGETEILVPFVEKFVGELSIEKGIIEIKNWPDWL; encoded by the coding sequence TTGACTGAAAAGTTTATTCATGTTGCTGTAATAGGAAGTGCTTTTGGTTTACAGGGAGAAATAAAAGCACGTTATTCTGGTGAAATACTTCGTACTTACAAAGTTCCCGGAACAGTTTATCTCGGCCAGAAGGAAGGGGTAAACCTTCGTAAATTCAGGTTGCTTTCTAAACGAAATAAGGCAGGATTCAGCATTGTACGTTTTGAAGGAATTGAAACCCGAGAAGCTGCTGAGAGCTTAAAAGGTATGAAGGTTTTTTTACCGGAGGCAGATGTTCCGGTTTTGAAAAAAGGGGAATACTATTCTTTTCAAATTATTGGTTTGAAAGTTTCATACGACAATAAGGAAATACCGGGATATACAATTTCAGATATTATGGATAATCCTGCTCACCCAATACTGTTAATTCAGAATGGAGAAACTGAAATTTTGGTGCCATTTGTTGAGAAGTTTGTAGGGGAATTGAGTATCGAAAAAGGAATAATCGAAATAAAAAACTGGCCCGATTGGCTATGA
- a CDS encoding KH domain-containing protein — MESLVTYIVSFLVEKPEAISVKEIAGDKETILELRVAPEDIGKVIGKNGRIARSLRTLLTAATSKEDKTYTLEIID; from the coding sequence TTGGAATCTCTTGTTACCTATATTGTTTCATTTCTTGTTGAAAAACCTGAAGCCATTTCAGTGAAAGAAATTGCTGGAGATAAAGAAACTATTCTCGAGCTTCGGGTTGCACCTGAGGATATTGGAAAGGTGATTGGAAAAAATGGTAGAATAGCCCGATCACTCAGGACATTGTTAACAGCTGCTACTTCAAAAGAAGATAAAACCTATACTCTAGAAATAATTGACTGA
- the rpsP gene encoding 30S ribosomal protein S16, with amino-acid sequence MVKLRLQRMGCKNNPEYRIVAAQNTSPRDGRFIEIVGHYHPTSSKEQIVVDENKAISWLKKGAQPTGTVRDILKKSGILKKLENKPAEA; translated from the coding sequence TTGGTTAAGTTAAGACTACAAAGAATGGGTTGTAAAAATAACCCCGAATACAGGATAGTGGCTGCGCAGAATACTTCACCCAGAGATGGAAGATTTATCGAAATCGTTGGGCACTATCATCCTACATCTTCAAAAGAACAGATTGTTGTGGATGAGAATAAAGCTATTTCCTGGCTCAAAAAAGGAGCTCAGCCGACCGGTACCGTGCGAGATATTTTAAAAAAATCAGGGATTTTAAAGAAATTAGAAAACAAACCTGCTGAGGCATAA
- the rpe gene encoding ribulose-phosphate 3-epimerase gives MKLSASILASPLTALSGLLPSLNHESIDYIHLDVMDGNFVPQISFGEAFCKEVSKLTQIPLDVHLMVHSPEKEVPKYYDLKPEIITFHAETTNFMVRLCEDIRSRGIRAGVALNPSTPLESIEFVLPYIDLLLIMTVDPGFYGQKFTHNGMQKIRKAKEMIKGYEILLEVDGGVNSGNIRMLSEIGVDICVTGSALFTGGDVNRVGLELKSLTN, from the coding sequence ATGAAACTATCCGCTTCTATACTGGCCAGTCCTTTAACAGCTTTGTCAGGACTTCTTCCGTCCTTAAACCACGAGTCGATTGATTATATTCACCTTGATGTAATGGATGGAAATTTTGTTCCTCAAATAAGTTTTGGAGAGGCTTTTTGTAAAGAAGTATCAAAGCTTACCCAAATCCCTCTTGATGTTCATCTAATGGTGCATTCACCGGAAAAAGAGGTACCTAAATACTACGATCTAAAGCCGGAAATAATAACCTTTCATGCAGAAACAACAAATTTCATGGTCCGTTTGTGTGAAGATATACGATCTCGTGGTATTCGAGCGGGAGTAGCTCTCAATCCTTCCACTCCTTTAGAATCTATTGAGTTTGTACTTCCTTATATTGATCTATTACTTATTATGACAGTGGATCCCGGTTTTTATGGACAAAAGTTTACCCATAATGGTATGCAGAAAATTCGAAAAGCTAAAGAAATGATAAAAGGATATGAGATACTCTTAGAAGTAGATGGAGGGGTTAACTCGGGAAATATTCGTATGCTTTCTGAGATAGGTGTGGACATTTGTGTTACTGGTTCGGCTCTATTTACCGGAGGGGATGTAAACCGAGTAGGTCTTGAACTGAAAAGCTTGACAAATTAA
- a CDS encoding LptF/LptG family permease, protein MSIFLKLNPFYRLRILDRYLFSEFLRTFFGTLVMLSGILLISVVMDNMKDFNASKEPKIHVYLFLLYSLPRVILMVVPPALMFSVCFVVGQFSANKELVSIMAAGVSFYRTIAPLIFFGILMWFLVFFLNEYLVRKANSLAAYEHSIIKKGVGTKTDLVYQVHIKGKEGFYYIYWYDPGTKSVRGGFNYIRIREKNHPEYIISAQTASYQPEKKNWKLKEIEEIIFTDTLELKAYNKIKEKEYTFPEDAEYFAKPIKKVEEMNFTDLSDEMEVRAGKGMPYADLEVERHSIFAVPIMNLIVVIIGAIAGSFTRKSAGVASLGLTIAVVLLYYIMYSTGRSLGESSAVPPFVAVWTTPFIFLSISFGLYKKFNL, encoded by the coding sequence ATGTCTATTTTTCTGAAGCTTAACCCATTCTATCGCTTACGAATATTGGATCGATATTTGTTTTCAGAATTTTTAAGAACTTTTTTTGGTACCCTTGTAATGCTTTCCGGGATCCTGTTAATTTCTGTGGTAATGGATAATATGAAGGATTTTAATGCTTCCAAAGAACCTAAAATTCACGTATACCTTTTTTTACTCTATAGTCTTCCGAGAGTGATATTAATGGTGGTGCCTCCTGCACTGATGTTTTCTGTTTGCTTTGTGGTCGGACAGTTCAGTGCTAACAAGGAACTGGTTTCTATTATGGCTGCCGGTGTATCCTTTTATCGCACCATTGCTCCTCTGATTTTTTTTGGTATTTTGATGTGGTTTTTGGTTTTTTTTCTCAATGAGTACCTGGTTCGAAAAGCGAATTCTCTTGCGGCTTATGAGCATTCCATTATAAAAAAGGGGGTAGGAACAAAAACAGATCTGGTTTATCAGGTTCATATAAAAGGAAAAGAAGGATTTTATTACATTTATTGGTATGATCCTGGAACAAAATCGGTCAGGGGTGGTTTCAATTATATTCGAATTCGAGAGAAAAATCATCCTGAATATATAATTTCAGCCCAGACAGCCTCCTATCAGCCGGAGAAAAAAAATTGGAAATTGAAAGAAATCGAAGAAATAATTTTCACTGATACCTTAGAATTGAAGGCATATAATAAGATTAAAGAAAAGGAATATACTTTTCCTGAAGACGCAGAATATTTCGCAAAGCCGATTAAAAAAGTTGAAGAAATGAATTTCACCGATTTGAGTGACGAAATGGAAGTGAGAGCCGGGAAAGGAATGCCTTATGCGGATTTGGAGGTAGAGAGACATTCTATTTTTGCTGTACCTATTATGAATTTAATTGTGGTGATAATTGGTGCAATTGCCGGTTCATTTACTCGAAAATCAGCGGGAGTGGCTTCCCTAGGGCTAACTATTGCGGTTGTTTTATTATACTATATTATGTATTCTACCGGAAGATCTCTCGGAGAAAGCTCAGCAGTGCCACCTTTTGTAGCGGTCTGGACGACCCCCTTTATCTTTCTGAGCATTTCATTTGGTTTATACAAGAAGTTTAATCTATGA